Proteins encoded within one genomic window of Rubripirellula tenax:
- the rho gene encoding transcription termination factor Rho produces MAKKRTNRNRNGSGNSGNGNSGGNGNGGGGGGGYGGNGGGGPSGGGQNGKPRVRRRRRGGGGGGGGNGGGGNGSANGGVDREPEINNDAPLLEGEGILELHPNGYGFLRTVDNNYSRERSDPFVPGTMIEKFGLRQGVQIKAMVQEARRQQGPRVREILDVDGVKPDDYPQVPNFDTLTAINPEKWLRLERGQRPVTNRVIDLLAPMGLGQRALIVAPPRSGKTIMLQDIASGIAENHPGVKLMVLLIDERPEEVTDMKRNIVGGEVIASSLDMDVESHVRLSQLVIDRAKRLAEMGQDVFLMLDSITRLARAFNKWVGRGGRGGATMSGGLDIKAMDIPKKLFATARAFQEGGSLTIVGTCLVDTNSRMDEAIFQEFKGTGNMELVLDRKLADRRVWPSIDISQSGTRREELLHDEETYEAVTMLRRTLSSMHPCDAMEQLTKQLGRFVSNDEFIKLISGAKTSL; encoded by the coding sequence ATGGCAAAGAAACGCACCAATCGCAATCGGAACGGTTCCGGTAATTCTGGTAATGGCAACTCCGGTGGCAACGGTAACGGCGGCGGCGGAGGAGGGGGTTACGGCGGCAATGGCGGCGGTGGACCGTCGGGCGGTGGCCAGAACGGTAAACCTCGTGTTCGGCGACGGCGACGTGGCGGCGGAGGCGGAGGCGGTGGGAACGGCGGCGGCGGAAACGGTTCGGCCAATGGCGGAGTCGATCGCGAACCTGAAATCAACAATGATGCACCCCTGCTCGAGGGAGAGGGGATCCTCGAATTGCATCCCAACGGATACGGATTCCTGCGTACCGTTGACAATAATTATTCTCGCGAACGGTCGGATCCGTTCGTTCCCGGCACGATGATCGAAAAGTTCGGATTGCGTCAGGGTGTTCAGATCAAGGCAATGGTCCAAGAAGCCCGTCGACAACAGGGGCCTCGTGTTCGCGAAATTCTGGATGTCGACGGTGTCAAGCCTGATGACTATCCCCAAGTCCCCAACTTCGACACCTTAACGGCCATCAACCCAGAGAAGTGGTTGCGGCTGGAACGGGGCCAACGCCCGGTGACCAACCGCGTCATCGACCTTTTGGCGCCGATGGGGTTGGGACAACGAGCATTGATCGTCGCACCGCCACGAAGCGGCAAGACGATCATGTTGCAAGACATTGCCAGCGGTATTGCCGAAAATCACCCTGGTGTCAAATTGATGGTGCTGCTGATCGACGAACGGCCCGAAGAGGTGACCGACATGAAGCGAAACATCGTCGGTGGCGAAGTGATCGCAAGTTCGTTGGACATGGATGTCGAAAGCCATGTTCGATTGAGCCAATTGGTGATTGATCGAGCTAAACGCCTTGCCGAGATGGGCCAAGACGTCTTCTTGATGCTGGATTCCATCACACGACTGGCTCGTGCATTCAATAAATGGGTCGGTCGCGGTGGTCGCGGCGGCGCAACCATGTCGGGCGGTTTGGACATCAAGGCGATGGACATTCCCAAGAAGTTGTTCGCAACCGCACGTGCTTTCCAAGAAGGCGGTTCGCTGACCATTGTCGGGACTTGCTTGGTCGACACGAACAGTCGGATGGACGAAGCCATTTTTCAAGAGTTCAAGGGAACCGGAAACATGGAATTGGTCCTCGACCGCAAGTTGGCCGATCGCCGCGTTTGGCCATCGATCGACATCTCGCAAAGTGGAACACGTCGCGAAGAACTTTTGCACGACGAAGAGACTTACGAGGCCGTCACGATGTTGCGGCGGACGCTTTCGAGCATGCACCCGTGCGACGCCATGGAACAGCTGACCAAGCAATTGGGGCGATTCGTTAGCAACGACGAGTTCATCAAGCTGATCAGTGGTGCGAAAACATCGCTTTAG
- a CDS encoding thioredoxin family protein yields MKAVALTLLTTLAITLVVSSPANAEIAWQTNLRTAHAQAQAEGKLLLMHFFTDNCSWCDKLEAGAFKDASVGGAISQNFVAVKVHAGQSPKLAEMFKVTKFPTDVIVTTEGKTLAHGVSPQEPSRYVAMLASTLPNLPTQNPAASNSMMASNPMPNPHVQSAPGYALAPAAAPTQQVAAESNTGWELPSGPASIAEAGKLASSRTENLSLSLPEQVSAPTQKQTTAPEINVSVPNVTAAAEKAVATTKQKTADAAANAKKAAAAAVASVAGAVAGVPAEPELAMDGYCAVTVVDDAKWVEGSPEFGVIHLGKLYLFSTQDKMKKFLAEPIPYTPVLNEIDVVRFFEERVIVPGKREYAMQDPTNRRMFFFADEAAMLHFENTYDRYVDASLKVMAEAVQESNPQG; encoded by the coding sequence ATGAAAGCGGTAGCCCTCACACTGTTGACCACCTTGGCGATCACGCTTGTGGTTTCCAGCCCCGCCAACGCCGAAATCGCTTGGCAGACCAACCTTCGCACCGCACACGCCCAGGCGCAAGCGGAAGGCAAGTTGTTGCTGATGCACTTCTTCACTGACAATTGCAGTTGGTGCGACAAGCTGGAAGCAGGTGCCTTCAAGGACGCAAGCGTCGGTGGCGCGATCAGCCAGAACTTCGTCGCAGTCAAGGTCCACGCCGGCCAGAGCCCCAAGCTCGCCGAAATGTTCAAGGTCACGAAGTTTCCCACGGACGTGATCGTGACGACGGAAGGCAAAACGCTGGCTCACGGCGTCAGCCCCCAAGAACCATCACGTTACGTCGCAATGCTCGCCAGCACGCTGCCGAACTTGCCAACCCAAAATCCGGCTGCGTCCAATTCGATGATGGCATCGAACCCCATGCCGAATCCGCATGTTCAAAGTGCTCCGGGTTACGCATTGGCACCAGCCGCCGCGCCGACTCAACAAGTTGCCGCCGAATCGAATACGGGCTGGGAACTTCCAAGCGGACCCGCGTCGATTGCAGAAGCCGGCAAGCTGGCCAGCTCACGTACCGAGAACCTGTCGCTTTCGTTGCCCGAGCAAGTTTCGGCTCCCACTCAAAAGCAAACCACTGCACCTGAGATCAACGTCTCGGTCCCCAATGTGACTGCGGCTGCTGAGAAAGCGGTTGCCACGACGAAGCAGAAAACCGCCGATGCGGCCGCCAATGCAAAGAAAGCGGCTGCGGCTGCTGTCGCCAGCGTTGCAGGTGCCGTCGCTGGTGTACCGGCTGAGCCTGAACTTGCAATGGACGGATATTGTGCGGTCACCGTTGTCGACGATGCCAAGTGGGTCGAAGGCAGCCCCGAGTTTGGCGTCATCCACTTGGGCAAACTGTACTTGTTTTCGACTCAGGACAAGATGAAAAAGTTCTTGGCTGAACCGATCCCATACACTCCCGTGCTGAACGAAATCGACGTGGTTCGATTCTTCGAAGAACGCGTGATCGTTCCTGGCAAGCGTGAATACGCCATGCAGGATCCGACCAACCGTCGCATGTTCTTCTTTGCCGACGAAGCCGCCATGCTGCACTTCGAAAACACCTATGACCGCTACGTCGACGCGTCGCTAAAGGTCATGGCCGAAGCCGTACAAGAATCCAACCCACAGGGTTGA
- a CDS encoding HEAT repeat domain-containing protein, producing the protein MRKQKDGETVTSPLVRTTRLASAYRRYLDSADSPSFAADVDEHYCGSTLTSLLRRGDVELRRAAALSLGTLGDHSAIEPLGRALSDSDRGVRLAADDSFRALLVRDAAPLHHQQLLKVMHLNDGGEHAGALAPTMILVDQAPLYAEAHHQLAICWHGLENFYQAEAAYSACLWHCRYHYPAWQGLARCRLMLGDGEAAISALRRGLEICPDLENARAQIRIIERKLRQANDS; encoded by the coding sequence ATGCGTAAACAAAAAGACGGAGAGACTGTGACTTCACCCTTGGTTCGTACCACCCGCCTAGCGTCCGCCTATCGCCGCTATTTGGATTCCGCCGATTCTCCTTCGTTTGCCGCCGATGTCGACGAGCACTACTGCGGATCAACACTGACGTCGTTGCTTCGTCGAGGCGACGTGGAACTGCGACGCGCGGCTGCGTTGTCGTTGGGAACGTTGGGCGATCATTCTGCGATCGAGCCACTCGGTCGGGCGCTAAGTGATTCCGATCGTGGAGTACGCTTGGCCGCGGACGATTCCTTTCGCGCCCTTTTGGTTCGCGATGCTGCCCCGTTGCACCATCAGCAATTGTTGAAGGTCATGCACCTCAACGACGGCGGCGAGCATGCCGGCGCTTTGGCGCCGACCATGATTTTGGTTGACCAGGCACCTTTGTACGCCGAAGCACATCATCAGTTGGCAATCTGTTGGCATGGGCTGGAAAACTTCTATCAGGCCGAAGCCGCCTACAGTGCATGCCTTTGGCATTGCCGCTATCACTATCCGGCGTGGCAGGGTTTGGCCCGTTGTCGGTTGATGCTTGGCGACGGCGAGGCGGCGATTTCGGCGCTGCGGCGTGGACTGGAAATCTGTCCGGATCTGGAAAACGCGCGAGCCCAAATTCGCATCATCGAACGTAAGTTGCGTCAGGCCAACGATTCCTGA
- a CDS encoding YebC/PmpR family DNA-binding transcriptional regulator, translating into MGRSFEVRKVSMAKTAAQKTKVYSKYGKQIYVMAKNSGADPASNSSLRALIEKAKRDQVPAHVIDRALEKASGAGGEDYVSARYEGFGPGGCAVIIDCLTDNNNRTITDVRNCFTKTSSKFGAPGSVAHSFDHLAVLSFKGDNGDEILEALLSAEVDVTDVESENGQVIVFAPSTEYAKARGALMETMPDVELEVDEITFIPQTRSEISADDLPNFEKFLSMLNDCDDVQDVYHNAIVPA; encoded by the coding sequence ATGGGCCGCAGTTTCGAAGTTCGCAAAGTCTCGATGGCCAAAACCGCGGCCCAGAAAACGAAGGTCTATTCCAAGTACGGGAAACAGATCTATGTGATGGCCAAAAACAGCGGCGCCGATCCGGCCAGCAATTCCTCGCTGCGGGCGCTGATCGAGAAAGCCAAACGCGATCAAGTTCCGGCCCACGTGATTGACCGGGCTCTCGAAAAAGCCAGCGGTGCGGGCGGCGAAGACTACGTTTCGGCCCGGTACGAAGGATTCGGACCCGGCGGTTGTGCGGTCATTATCGATTGTCTGACCGACAACAACAATCGAACCATCACCGACGTCCGAAATTGCTTCACCAAAACCAGTTCGAAATTTGGAGCACCGGGGTCGGTCGCCCATTCGTTCGACCACTTAGCGGTGCTGTCGTTCAAGGGCGACAACGGCGACGAGATCCTGGAAGCATTGCTTTCGGCGGAAGTCGACGTGACCGATGTGGAATCCGAAAATGGACAAGTGATCGTGTTCGCCCCCAGCACCGAGTACGCCAAGGCTCGCGGCGCACTGATGGAAACGATGCCGGACGTAGAATTGGAAGTCGATGAAATCACGTTCATCCCTCAGACTCGATCGGAAATCTCAGCCGACGACCTGCCCAACTTCGAAAAATTCCTATCGATGTTGAACGACTGTGACGACGTCCAAGACGTCTATCACAACGCAATCGTGCCAGCGTAA
- a CDS encoding serine/threonine-protein kinase, translated as MVELAMVELAMVELALKRLGRIPRRMTLQTTGLSFFRMLTKIRLRRQETWLLGFWISALISMVVFVVADRLVLTNTTTVLIQITLLGAIEVVFNCVRHRSFIQTVESNQPDPHHDACAAEFAHGNVLGVATGEGPLISFDVPPNDLPINKPIENETIQLDSDVDEDSGLDCESLADIGSIFMAEPVPPAMERLRRSQSFSAYQLTMIEEELNDLMRVRIHPTASLDIIPGTRLGDSVIEKAIGRGGEAHVFAGSIVDTGCPVAIKVLTNPKLADRFRREMRLMQWIDHPNIVASYESGEFHGLPFITLERMEGPDLCKLVRTSGTLSAERSLRFIHLTAVALSYVHDRGLVHRDVKPSNILFDGKEGVKLADLGLASWVDDRTCRRVDPDGYKTITAQDLSDRKVDPTHSPTADGFLAGTLPFMAPEQAWSLNAATEQSDIYALGATWHYLVSGRSRLAGKGFEEQLKNLLIHRKFTDRSATTLPPAMHAIYRRMTAYEAGDRYRSCEVLIRDLEKELGPIAHFSHSGNSDRCQTVPRRPQTP; from the coding sequence ATGGTTGAACTTGCAATGGTTGAACTTGCAATGGTTGAACTAGCATTGAAACGCTTGGGGCGAATCCCAAGACGGATGACTTTGCAAACAACGGGCCTTTCGTTCTTCCGCATGCTGACCAAGATTCGGCTGCGTCGCCAAGAAACCTGGTTGCTCGGATTCTGGATCTCTGCATTGATCAGCATGGTGGTCTTCGTCGTTGCCGACAGGCTCGTGCTCACCAACACCACAACCGTTTTGATCCAAATCACGCTGTTGGGTGCAATCGAAGTTGTTTTCAACTGCGTCCGCCACAGATCCTTCATCCAAACGGTTGAATCCAACCAACCAGATCCACACCACGACGCATGCGCGGCGGAGTTCGCACATGGCAACGTACTGGGTGTCGCAACTGGCGAAGGTCCGCTCATCTCCTTTGACGTGCCGCCTAACGATTTGCCGATCAACAAGCCGATCGAAAACGAAACGATCCAACTGGATTCTGACGTTGACGAGGACTCGGGTCTGGATTGTGAAAGCCTTGCCGACATCGGGTCGATCTTTATGGCCGAACCGGTCCCCCCGGCGATGGAACGACTGCGACGAAGCCAATCGTTTTCGGCGTATCAGTTAACGATGATCGAAGAAGAATTGAACGACTTGATGCGAGTACGAATCCATCCGACGGCGTCACTGGATATTATCCCCGGCACACGACTGGGCGATTCAGTGATTGAAAAAGCGATCGGCCGCGGCGGCGAAGCACACGTGTTCGCGGGATCGATTGTCGACACCGGCTGTCCCGTCGCCATCAAAGTACTTACCAATCCGAAGCTGGCGGATCGTTTTCGCCGTGAAATGCGGTTGATGCAGTGGATCGATCACCCCAATATCGTGGCCTCGTATGAATCAGGGGAATTTCATGGATTACCGTTCATCACCTTGGAACGGATGGAGGGGCCCGATCTTTGCAAGCTGGTCCGTACGTCTGGAACTCTGTCGGCCGAACGATCGCTTCGGTTCATCCACTTGACTGCGGTCGCGTTGTCTTACGTCCACGATCGAGGACTTGTGCACCGCGATGTGAAACCGTCCAACATTTTGTTTGACGGAAAAGAGGGCGTAAAATTGGCCGACCTGGGGTTGGCGTCTTGGGTCGACGATCGAACGTGTCGCCGTGTCGACCCCGACGGATACAAAACCATCACCGCACAAGACCTATCGGATCGCAAAGTCGACCCGACGCATTCGCCAACCGCAGACGGGTTCTTGGCGGGCACGTTGCCGTTCATGGCTCCCGAACAAGCCTGGTCACTGAACGCAGCCACCGAGCAATCCGATATTTATGCGCTGGGTGCGACGTGGCACTATTTGGTGTCCGGTCGATCCCGACTTGCTGGAAAAGGGTTCGAGGAACAACTAAAGAATCTGCTGATCCATCGCAAGTTCACCGATCGGAGCGCGACCACGCTTCCGCCCGCCATGCATGCCATCTATCGACGCATGACTGCCTACGAAGCGGGTGACCGATACCGATCGTGCGAGGTGCTGATCCGAGACCTGGAAAAGGAACTGGGACCGATAGCGCACTTTTCCCATTCTGGCAATTCAGACCGCTGCCAAACCGTGCCGCGACGCCCTCAGACGCCATAA
- a CDS encoding DUF1573 domain-containing protein: MIRHLAFAITAFACFTSVSQATDWSDIAFPVKTHDFGTVAVGAKTEFPFSVVNTMSSGIHIQSVRASCGCTTPIVVDQYVAPGATGTILARFNTSTFKGKKGATLTVVIDQPFYSEVRLRVDGYIRSDMVFYPGSIDFGKIAQGEATSKSTKVLYAGRSDWQIVDIRSNKPWLMPVIKETVREGGRVNYELSVDLREDAPTGSFLDELVVVTNDRSMPNVPLKVSGQVDSALSISPQAIAFGSIKTGEAFTKSLVLMGREPFQVESITAEGWQIDFQPTTELKKMQMVSATFKYVGNGSGPQKASFEIKTSGANSVTAKGLVTADIRVQ; the protein is encoded by the coding sequence ATGATTCGTCATCTCGCTTTCGCTATTACTGCATTTGCTTGCTTCACGTCGGTTTCGCAAGCGACGGATTGGAGCGACATTGCGTTCCCCGTCAAAACTCACGATTTTGGCACGGTCGCGGTCGGCGCGAAGACGGAGTTCCCGTTTTCGGTCGTGAACACGATGAGCAGCGGTATCCACATTCAATCGGTTCGTGCGAGCTGTGGATGTACGACGCCGATCGTCGTCGATCAGTACGTCGCACCAGGCGCAACCGGTACCATCTTGGCCCGGTTCAACACCAGCACGTTCAAAGGCAAAAAGGGCGCGACGTTGACGGTTGTCATCGACCAGCCGTTTTACAGCGAAGTTCGCTTGCGAGTCGACGGCTACATCCGCAGCGACATGGTGTTCTATCCCGGCTCGATCGATTTCGGAAAGATCGCGCAAGGCGAAGCCACTTCGAAATCAACCAAGGTGCTTTACGCCGGCCGCAGTGATTGGCAGATCGTCGACATTCGCAGTAACAAGCCGTGGCTGATGCCGGTGATCAAAGAAACGGTTCGCGAAGGCGGGCGAGTGAATTACGAATTGAGCGTCGACCTGCGTGAAGATGCACCGACGGGTTCGTTCTTGGATGAACTGGTGGTCGTCACGAACGATCGATCGATGCCCAACGTCCCGCTGAAGGTTTCTGGGCAAGTCGATTCCGCATTGTCGATTTCACCCCAAGCAATCGCTTTCGGTTCGATCAAGACGGGCGAAGCATTTACCAAATCGTTGGTTCTGATGGGACGTGAACCGTTCCAAGTCGAGTCGATCACGGCCGAAGGCTGGCAAATCGACTTCCAACCGACCACCGAATTGAAGAAGATGCAGATGGTCAGTGCGACCTTCAAGTATGTTGGCAACGGATCGGGCCCGCAAAAAGCCTCGTTCGAAATCAAGACGTCCGGTGCAAACTCGGTCACGGCCAAAGGCTTGGTGACCGCGGACATCCGCGTCCAGTAG
- a CDS encoding ABC transporter ATP-binding protein, which translates to MTETQTPRRPMIEAVGLSKFYGPFAAARDVTFSVGEGELVAFLGPNGAGKSTTMKMLTGYIAASEGTARIAGHNMMEDRIEGSRHLGYLPENGPLYPEMTPLTMLEFFADARGMSKAMKKDRIEKVVDICDLSSVLYKAISKLSKGFKQRVGMSQALLHEPDVLILDEPTAGLDPNQIRGVRATMKRLSETKTILLSTHILQEVEAMADRVVMINEGRVVYDGDVSKLREIGTGDLDNAFHTLTTP; encoded by the coding sequence ATGACCGAGACCCAAACGCCCCGTCGCCCAATGATCGAAGCGGTGGGATTGAGCAAGTTTTATGGTCCATTCGCGGCAGCTCGTGACGTCACCTTCTCGGTGGGCGAAGGCGAGTTGGTCGCTTTTCTAGGACCCAACGGTGCTGGCAAAAGCACCACGATGAAGATGTTGACCGGCTACATCGCCGCCAGCGAGGGTACCGCCCGGATCGCCGGCCACAACATGATGGAAGACCGCATCGAAGGATCGCGTCACCTTGGCTATCTACCCGAAAACGGGCCGCTTTATCCCGAAATGACGCCGCTGACGATGCTGGAGTTCTTTGCCGACGCCCGTGGCATGTCCAAGGCGATGAAGAAAGACCGGATCGAAAAGGTCGTCGACATCTGTGACCTGTCCAGCGTGCTGTACAAAGCGATCAGCAAACTGTCCAAAGGGTTCAAGCAACGCGTCGGCATGAGTCAGGCTTTGTTGCACGAACCCGATGTGCTGATCCTTGACGAGCCGACGGCCGGTCTGGATCCGAACCAGATCCGTGGCGTGCGGGCGACGATGAAGCGACTGAGCGAGACGAAAACGATCCTGCTTAGCACCCACATCTTGCAAGAAGTCGAAGCGATGGCTGACCGCGTCGTGATGATCAACGAAGGCCGAGTGGTCTACGACGGCGATGTTTCGAAACTTCGCGAAATCGGCACCGGCGACCTCGACAACGCGTTCCATACGCTGACGACTCCCTAG
- a CDS encoding Gldg family protein: MALNNVTTALLSLLVYDLIFLLILVAIVAILAGTKRAAFAVMKRNFVGYFSNPTGYVFLCIFVFLTSVAAFWPYEFFNQNLATLDQLNYWFPLIMLVFIPAITMSIWAEEKRQGTDELLLTLPADDFDIVIGKYMAAAAIFTASLLFSQISTFVTLAILTEGQLDTGLIFTSYLGYYFVGLAMIAIGMIASFLTGNLTVGFILGALFNAPLAFASLAESVSPNQEIASWLAESGIARPFDDFGRGVVSSSSVVYFVLVATVALYVCMVLIGRRHWTGGKDGNTMAWHYIARVLALIVITTAAVTLFRNKDVYRHDFTEGKVSSLAPATKKLIRELDANRPIVIDAFISKDIPEVYAKTRYELINLLKEFRSEAGARGREIEVNLYDDIELFSDEAALAEERFGIAPQTRLVKERGSSQQKQLIMGAAFKSGLEKVTVPIFEYGIPVEYELVRSINTVASGARKRLGIVSTDARLMGGSVMSGMSMQQVPRHMLMDELGKQYDVEEVDLNSPVSPDVYAALLCVQPSSLGPPQFERLLEAVRAGVPVAVFEDPAPVGAGYITPTGQPKEAPGGMFGGGGQAPKADIRQLWDLLELDVPGRAGMQGMFSPDVVWQQHNPYPTLDDQANELWIFIDEESPGAGEGQALSNDNVITSGLKEVLAIVSGAVMAKGDATMTHTPLLQTGGLSGLIGGDKMREIMTRQTTVARETQGLKPSVPIAMAIEGKAVAAEEAKTETPAEGEAAPPAAKPIKAVYIADTDMMLPEFLMIRADPNTVTEARFQFQNVTFVLNVIDWLTGQYDFIEVRKHEPIFASLRMIDSVKEEARTAVREGSKEFQTEYDAAIREAEEAQQSRMKELQEEVEKLQKQNADGKVSRAELQAKLQTFQTQQELEQRKLDVRQTKLQRDRELKVRDIERTAADEVTKIQNKVKAAAVTLPCIPPLVVGVIVFAARRLRERENISKSRLK; encoded by the coding sequence ATGGCGCTCAATAACGTCACCACCGCATTGCTAAGTCTGCTGGTTTACGACCTGATCTTTTTGTTGATTTTGGTCGCGATCGTTGCAATTCTTGCTGGCACGAAGCGGGCCGCCTTCGCGGTCATGAAACGCAACTTCGTCGGCTACTTCAGCAACCCGACCGGCTACGTGTTCCTGTGTATCTTCGTCTTCCTGACGTCGGTCGCCGCGTTCTGGCCCTACGAGTTCTTTAACCAGAACTTGGCCACGCTGGACCAACTCAACTATTGGTTCCCACTGATCATGCTGGTATTCATCCCGGCGATCACGATGAGCATCTGGGCAGAGGAAAAACGCCAAGGCACCGACGAATTGTTGCTGACGCTGCCCGCCGACGACTTTGACATCGTGATCGGCAAATACATGGCCGCCGCGGCGATTTTCACCGCTTCGCTTCTGTTCAGCCAAATCAGTACGTTCGTCACGCTGGCGATTTTGACCGAAGGCCAGCTCGACACGGGGCTGATTTTCACCAGCTATCTGGGATACTACTTCGTCGGCCTGGCCATGATCGCGATCGGCATGATTGCATCGTTCTTGACCGGCAACCTGACCGTCGGCTTCATTCTGGGTGCACTATTCAATGCACCGTTGGCTTTCGCGTCGCTGGCCGAATCGGTCTCGCCGAACCAAGAAATCGCGTCTTGGTTGGCCGAAAGCGGGATCGCTCGCCCCTTCGATGACTTCGGCCGCGGCGTGGTCAGTTCATCATCGGTGGTGTACTTCGTCTTGGTCGCAACGGTCGCCCTTTACGTTTGCATGGTGCTGATCGGACGACGGCACTGGACCGGCGGCAAAGACGGCAACACGATGGCGTGGCACTACATCGCTCGCGTTTTAGCACTGATCGTGATCACCACAGCTGCGGTGACCTTGTTCCGTAACAAAGACGTGTACCGGCATGACTTTACCGAAGGCAAGGTATCGTCGCTGGCACCGGCGACAAAGAAACTGATCCGCGAACTGGACGCCAATCGCCCGATCGTGATCGACGCGTTCATCAGCAAAGACATTCCGGAAGTCTACGCCAAGACGCGATACGAGCTGATCAACCTGTTGAAGGAGTTCCGTAGCGAAGCCGGTGCTCGCGGCCGAGAAATCGAAGTCAACTTGTATGACGACATCGAACTGTTTTCGGACGAAGCCGCGTTGGCCGAGGAACGATTTGGCATCGCCCCACAAACGCGTCTCGTCAAAGAACGCGGATCGTCCCAGCAAAAGCAATTGATCATGGGCGCGGCGTTCAAGTCGGGACTCGAAAAAGTCACCGTGCCGATCTTTGAGTACGGAATTCCCGTTGAATACGAACTGGTCCGCTCGATCAACACGGTCGCATCGGGAGCCCGGAAGCGTCTCGGCATCGTGTCCACCGACGCTCGATTGATGGGCGGTTCGGTGATGAGCGGAATGTCGATGCAACAGGTGCCGCGACACATGCTGATGGACGAACTGGGCAAACAATACGACGTCGAGGAAGTCGATTTGAATTCGCCTGTCTCGCCCGACGTTTACGCGGCGTTGCTGTGCGTGCAACCATCGTCGTTGGGTCCGCCGCAATTTGAGCGACTGCTCGAAGCCGTTCGCGCAGGCGTTCCGGTCGCGGTGTTCGAAGACCCCGCGCCGGTCGGAGCCGGATACATCACGCCGACAGGCCAACCCAAGGAAGCGCCGGGCGGAATGTTCGGCGGCGGTGGGCAAGCCCCGAAAGCCGACATTCGCCAATTGTGGGACCTGCTGGAATTGGATGTCCCCGGTCGCGCAGGCATGCAAGGCATGTTCTCGCCCGATGTGGTTTGGCAACAACACAACCCGTACCCCACGCTGGACGACCAAGCCAACGAATTGTGGATCTTCATCGACGAAGAATCACCCGGTGCCGGCGAAGGTCAAGCGTTGAGCAACGACAACGTGATCACGTCCGGGTTGAAAGAAGTTTTGGCGATCGTCAGCGGTGCCGTCATGGCAAAGGGCGATGCCACGATGACCCACACGCCGCTACTGCAAACAGGCGGGCTGAGCGGGTTGATCGGCGGTGACAAGATGCGAGAAATCATGACTCGCCAGACCACCGTCGCTCGCGAAACGCAAGGATTGAAACCGTCGGTCCCAATCGCGATGGCGATCGAGGGCAAAGCCGTCGCCGCCGAAGAAGCGAAAACGGAAACGCCCGCCGAAGGGGAAGCCGCGCCGCCTGCGGCGAAGCCGATCAAGGCCGTGTATATCGCCGACACGGACATGATGTTGCCCGAGTTTCTGATGATTCGTGCCGACCCCAACACGGTTACCGAAGCCCGTTTCCAATTCCAGAACGTAACGTTTGTCTTGAACGTGATCGACTGGCTGACTGGCCAATATGACTTCATCGAAGTTCGCAAGCATGAGCCGATCTTTGCATCGCTGCGCATGATCGATTCGGTCAAAGAAGAAGCTCGCACGGCCGTTCGGGAAGGAAGCAAGGAGTTCCAGACGGAATACGACGCAGCGATTCGCGAAGCCGAGGAAGCGCAGCAGTCGCGAATGAAGGAACTGCAAGAAGAAGTTGAGAAACTTCAGAAGCAAAACGCCGACGGCAAGGTCTCGCGAGCCGAGTTGCAAGCGAAGCTGCAAACGTTCCAAACCCAGCAGGAGCTCGAACAACGAAAACTCGACGTTCGACAAACCAAACTGCAACGCGATCGTGAGTTGAAGGTTCGCGACATCGAACGAACGGCTGCGGATGAGGTGACCAAGATTCAAAACAAGGTCAAAGCCGCCGCCGTGACGCTGCCATGCATTCCGCCACTGGTTGTCGGCGTGATCGTGTTCGCAGCCCGACGACTGCGTGAACGCGAAAACATCTCGAAGAGCCGCCTGAAGTAG